A stretch of the Deltaproteobacteria bacterium genome encodes the following:
- a CDS encoding amino acid adenylation domain-containing protein, whose protein sequence is MNSNSSILLGTLRPDLLKDETLAELFRASAKTHLSKTALICRDQALSYAELDRWSDAVAASLASQGIGRGASVGVWWPRGLELHVIILAIVKSGAAYVPLDFEMPAERVVTVLSEVKAAACFSPKTLELNCPTLSVPPLMGPENTKIPLHPPFSKGEIGPQFQDWAYVLYTSGSTGKPKGIPITHSQICHLVRAEQSVLGLRSEDKVYQGFSVSFDMWCEETWISYLVGATLFVADAEMAKSIDELSEVLSNNNITVLHAVPSLLAVIDEHIPSLRLVNAGGEACTASVLARWGKPPLQFFNTYGPTETTVTATIAALKSGEAITIGQPLPNYDLAIVDEALNPLPYGQRGELVISGPGVGQGYINLVDLTREKFVKKPALLAAMRGEVIYRSGDAALMDAEQNIYIQGRFDDQIKLRGYRIELGEIEVRLNQLPGISAAAVAVKKDKQGNDHLVAYLRSENQKKIEETELRNLLAKELPVYMLPSLLVQLNDLPRLASGKIDRKVLPTPEALLHLSEETQVPLDKNAPLRERVVAVLQKVFPNRSLDLSQDFFDDLGGHSLLAAGFVSRMRNEAGVEQASIRDVYLNRPLAALVEKWETKTETKSAVQDFQKVPAWRYLLCGLGQSVALLFIFALFAVQIFLPYLAYYYVLQESSSHLWSIVTALFSFCFIPPFFSSLTIVSKWLVLGRVRAGDYPLWGGYYFRWWFVKTMQRLTPIEYINGTPLYAIYLRLLGVKIASDAQLSAFTIAAEDLVTIGKDVSISSGAVMNNAVVEGGLLKLRAIHIADHAYIGTSAVIAGGCRIEEWGELKDLSFLRPNTVLKTREVWGGSPAIHQTTKSPEELPQPLEVSPATLKKYSKVYLLLLLIFPFTILLPLLPSIIALNALDNYAADYDFSYLVLTPLLSLSYILLFALEAIFFTRLLQHGLQPGTYPVYSRTYLKKWFSDQIMTLSLFVLHPAYATVFVSTLYRALGAKIGKNAEISTASQVTHRLLEIGNGAFVADVVVLGEDDVRGQRLTLSRTSIGNNSFVGNSALIPQGYHLPDNMLVGVLSVPPTPEQLQSSDAKNWFGSPAIPLPRRQESKVFPPELTTHPTKKRRLARGLVELIRILIPSSAVMSFSVLFIAYGHDLLVGDSWWRLIYQFPLYYLFFVGIPSLLVTVILKWLLIGKHRPAQVPLWSWKVWCSEAITSTYEALTVPFLLEYLQGTPWLPLVLRLFGVRTGKRVWLNTTDITEFDVVNIGDDAALNDESGPQTHLFEDRVMKIGPVKIGARSSIGARSVVLYDSYVGEDSNLEALSLVMKGENLPAHSNWGGSPVRQG, encoded by the coding sequence ATGAATTCAAACTCCAGCATCCTTCTTGGCACTCTTCGTCCCGATTTATTAAAAGACGAAACCTTGGCCGAACTTTTTCGTGCCTCCGCCAAGACGCATCTTTCTAAGACAGCACTGATCTGCAGAGACCAGGCTCTCAGCTATGCAGAGTTAGATCGCTGGAGCGATGCCGTGGCTGCCTCTCTTGCCAGCCAGGGCATTGGCCGAGGAGCTAGTGTAGGCGTTTGGTGGCCTCGGGGTTTAGAATTGCATGTCATTATTTTGGCTATAGTTAAATCGGGAGCGGCGTATGTGCCTCTTGATTTTGAAATGCCGGCTGAGCGGGTAGTGACGGTATTATCCGAAGTAAAGGCTGCGGCGTGTTTTAGTCCAAAAACTCTGGAGCTTAACTGTCCCACGTTGTCTGTTCCTCCTTTAATGGGCCCAGAAAATACTAAAATCCCCCTTCATCCCCCTTTTTCAAAGGGGGAGATTGGTCCTCAGTTCCAAGATTGGGCCTATGTCTTATACACCTCGGGGAGCACGGGAAAGCCCAAAGGAATCCCCATTACGCACAGTCAAATTTGTCATCTGGTTCGAGCAGAACAAAGCGTATTGGGGCTTCGAAGTGAAGACAAAGTGTATCAGGGTTTTTCGGTTTCTTTTGACATGTGGTGTGAAGAAACCTGGATCAGCTATCTAGTAGGTGCCACACTTTTTGTGGCCGATGCAGAGATGGCAAAGTCTATTGATGAGTTGAGTGAGGTCTTGAGCAACAACAACATCACGGTGCTGCATGCCGTGCCCAGCTTACTGGCGGTGATCGACGAGCATATTCCTTCTTTGCGCTTGGTGAATGCAGGAGGCGAGGCCTGCACTGCTTCGGTACTTGCGCGTTGGGGCAAGCCTCCTCTCCAATTTTTTAATACCTATGGCCCCACCGAAACCACAGTCACTGCAACAATTGCGGCCCTCAAAAGTGGAGAGGCCATCACCATCGGCCAACCTTTACCCAATTATGATTTGGCAATCGTCGATGAAGCGTTAAATCCGCTCCCTTATGGCCAACGCGGAGAATTGGTCATTTCTGGCCCGGGAGTAGGACAGGGTTATATTAATCTCGTGGATTTGACGCGAGAAAAATTCGTAAAAAAACCGGCGTTGTTGGCAGCGATGCGGGGGGAAGTGATTTATCGCAGTGGGGATGCGGCGCTGATGGATGCCGAACAGAATATTTATATTCAAGGCCGTTTTGACGATCAAATCAAACTCAGAGGCTATCGCATTGAGCTGGGGGAAATCGAAGTGCGATTGAATCAGCTCCCTGGCATCTCGGCCGCTGCCGTGGCTGTTAAAAAAGACAAACAGGGTAACGATCACCTGGTGGCTTATTTAAGGAGTGAAAATCAGAAAAAAATTGAAGAAACTGAACTGCGTAACTTGCTGGCAAAGGAGTTGCCGGTCTACATGCTGCCTAGCCTTTTGGTGCAACTGAATGATTTGCCGCGCCTGGCCAGTGGAAAGATAGATCGCAAAGTTCTTCCGACCCCGGAGGCGCTGCTGCACCTTTCCGAAGAGACACAAGTGCCCCTGGATAAAAATGCCCCTTTGCGAGAGCGCGTCGTGGCGGTGTTGCAGAAGGTTTTTCCAAATCGAAGTTTGGATTTAAGCCAGGATTTTTTTGACGACTTGGGTGGGCATTCGCTTTTAGCCGCGGGATTTGTTTCCCGGATGAGAAATGAAGCGGGAGTGGAGCAAGCCTCTATTCGAGATGTCTATTTAAATCGTCCTTTGGCAGCCCTTGTCGAAAAATGGGAGACCAAGACCGAAACAAAGTCTGCGGTTCAAGACTTTCAAAAAGTGCCTGCCTGGCGCTATCTCCTGTGTGGCTTGGGGCAATCCGTTGCCTTACTTTTTATTTTTGCCTTGTTCGCGGTGCAAATTTTTCTGCCTTATCTCGCATACTATTATGTGCTGCAAGAATCTTCGAGTCATCTGTGGAGCATTGTCACTGCCCTTTTTTCCTTTTGTTTTATCCCTCCTTTTTTTTCATCGCTTACCATTGTCAGCAAATGGTTGGTGCTTGGGCGTGTGCGGGCAGGGGATTATCCGCTTTGGGGGGGGTACTATTTTCGTTGGTGGTTTGTGAAGACCATGCAGCGCTTGACGCCTATTGAATACATCAATGGCACTCCACTTTATGCGATCTATTTGCGACTACTGGGGGTTAAAATTGCTTCGGATGCGCAACTCAGTGCCTTCACCATTGCGGCAGAAGATTTGGTGACGATAGGAAAAGACGTCAGCATCAGCTCGGGCGCGGTCATGAACAATGCCGTGGTAGAAGGAGGGCTTTTAAAATTACGGGCCATCCATATTGCCGACCACGCTTATATAGGCACCAGCGCGGTGATTGCGGGAGGCTGTCGCATCGAAGAATGGGGGGAGCTGAAAGATCTGAGTTTTCTTCGTCCCAACACGGTGCTCAAAACCCGCGAAGTTTGGGGCGGGAGCCCTGCCATTCATCAGACCACAAAATCTCCAGAAGAATTGCCTCAGCCTTTGGAGGTTTCCCCGGCCACCCTCAAAAAATATAGCAAGGTGTACTTGCTCTTACTTTTGATTTTTCCTTTCACTATTCTGCTTCCTTTACTGCCCAGTATTATTGCCTTGAATGCCCTGGATAACTACGCAGCCGATTATGATTTTTCCTATTTGGTTCTTACTCCCTTGCTCAGTTTGAGCTACATCCTTCTCTTTGCCCTGGAGGCGATTTTTTTCACCCGCCTGCTACAGCATGGTCTGCAACCCGGTACTTATCCTGTCTATAGCAGAACCTATTTGAAAAAATGGTTTTCCGATCAAATCATGACCTTGTCTTTGTTTGTGCTGCATCCTGCTTATGCCACGGTCTTTGTGTCGACTTTGTATCGTGCCCTAGGGGCAAAAATTGGAAAGAATGCCGAAATTTCTACCGCCAGTCAGGTGACGCATCGTTTGTTAGAAATTGGAAATGGGGCCTTTGTGGCCGATGTCGTGGTGCTGGGTGAAGATGATGTGCGGGGGCAGCGTTTAACCTTGAGTAGAACTTCCATCGGGAATAACAGCTTTGTGGGCAACAGCGCCCTCATTCCCCAAGGTTATCATCTGCCCGACAACATGCTGGTGGGCGTGCTCTCGGTGCCTCCCACTCCAGAACAGCTGCAATCTTCAGATGCCAAGAACTGGTTTGGATCTCCCGCCATTCCTCTCCCCCGAAGACAAGAGAGTAAAGTTTTTCCCCCTGAACTCACGACCCATCCCACAAAAAAACGCCGCCTTGCACGAGGCCTGGTGGAGCTGATCCGCATTCTCATTCCCTCCAGCGCGGTGATGAGTTTCAGCGTACTCTTTATTGCGTATGGGCATGACTTGTTGGTGGGGGATAGCTGGTGGCGATTGATCTATCAGTTTCCTCTCTATTATCTTTTTTTCGTGGGAATTCCCTCACTGCTGGTGACTGTTATTTTAAAATGGTTGTTGATTGGAAAACATCGTCCCGCTCAAGTTCCCTTATGGAGTTGGAAAGTGTGGTGCAGCGAAGCCATTACCTCTACCTACGAAGCCTTAACCGTTCCTTTTTTGCTGGAATATTTGCAGGGGACCCCCTGGCTACCATTGGTACTGCGTTTGTTTGGTGTTCGAACGGGAAAACGCGTCTGGCTCAATACCACCGATATCACCGAATTTGATGTGGTAAACATTGGCGATGATGCAGCCCTCAACGACGAAAGCGGCCCTCAAACTCATTTGTTTGAAGATCGGGTAATGAAAATCGGCCCCGTAAAAATAGGAGCCCGCAGCAGCATTGGCGCCCGGTCGGTAGTCTTGTACGATAGCTATGTAGGAGAAGATAGCAATCTGGAAGCCCTTTCGCTGGTGATGAAAGGAGAGAATCTCCCAGCGCATTCGAATTGGGGGGGGAGTCCGGTGAGGCAGGGGTGA
- a CDS encoding dephospho-CoA kinase, giving the protein MKVIALTGGMASGKSTVAKMFEALGAQIIDADRVVHTIYETDLELKKKVVSHFGTSILNSKQEIDRKKLGGLVFQNRDKRVWLEALIHPAVRKQIAEQIEKAKKQSIPLVIVEAALMVEAAYYKQFEGLILVRAKPELQKQRAKLRDQLSDEEIEKRLTAQTLDEKKAKVSNWIIENSGDLKATQKQVKSLFPVLCSLT; this is encoded by the coding sequence ATGAAAGTGATTGCGCTGACTGGTGGAATGGCTTCTGGAAAATCCACGGTCGCTAAGATGTTTGAGGCCTTAGGGGCCCAAATTATTGATGCCGATCGGGTCGTGCATACGATTTACGAAACAGACCTGGAACTCAAAAAAAAAGTAGTCTCCCATTTTGGAACCTCGATTCTAAATTCCAAACAAGAAATTGATAGAAAAAAATTGGGAGGTCTTGTCTTTCAAAATCGGGATAAGCGGGTCTGGTTGGAAGCGCTTATTCATCCCGCCGTTCGAAAACAAATTGCCGAGCAAATTGAAAAAGCAAAAAAACAGAGTATCCCTTTAGTAATTGTAGAAGCTGCTCTGATGGTGGAAGCCGCTTACTATAAACAGTTTGAGGGCTTGATTCTAGTGCGTGCGAAGCCTGAACTTCAGAAACAAAGAGCCAAATTACGAGATCAACTTTCGGATGAAGAAATAGAAAAACGTCTTACGGCCCAAACTTTGGATGAAAAAAAAGCTAAAGTATCCAATTGGATTATTGAAAATTCGGGAGATTTGAAGGCAACGCAAAAACAGGTAAAAAGCTTGTTCCCCGTCTTGTGTTCATTAACTTGA